A genomic stretch from Rhodomicrobium vannielii ATCC 17100 includes:
- a CDS encoding NAD kinase has protein sequence MSAGRLAGQQGRILMAEVSQATSRGAVFADKVRLGFVASPAPEAQAALKKFAKRYGAVDPSSATVIVALGGDGLMLSTLHRFMGTEVPIYGMHRGSVGFLMNEFIEDDLPERVANAKLSIIHPLKMQVENMAGETLNALAVNEVHLFRQTAQSARLSISVDGKERIGELVADGVLVATPAGSTAYNFSAGGPILPLKAKLLALTPISPFRPRRWRGALLSNKAHVKITVQEAGKRPVSAVADHAEFRNVLSVSIREERAIGLKLLFDPGHALEERILAEQFRF, from the coding sequence ATGTCGGCTGGCCGGCTTGCCGGACAACAGGGCCGGATTCTCATGGCCGAGGTAAGCCAGGCCACGAGCCGCGGCGCGGTCTTCGCGGATAAGGTGCGCCTCGGCTTCGTTGCAAGCCCCGCGCCGGAAGCACAGGCCGCCCTGAAGAAATTCGCAAAGCGTTATGGCGCGGTGGACCCGTCCTCGGCGACCGTGATCGTGGCGCTGGGCGGCGACGGGCTCATGCTGTCCACGCTCCATCGCTTCATGGGCACCGAGGTGCCGATCTACGGCATGCATCGCGGCTCGGTCGGCTTCCTCATGAACGAATTCATCGAGGACGACCTGCCCGAACGCGTGGCCAACGCCAAACTGTCGATCATCCACCCCCTCAAGATGCAGGTCGAGAACATGGCGGGCGAGACGCTCAACGCGCTCGCTGTGAACGAGGTCCATCTGTTCCGCCAGACCGCGCAGAGCGCTAGGCTGTCGATTTCGGTCGATGGCAAGGAGCGCATCGGCGAACTCGTCGCTGACGGCGTGCTGGTGGCGACGCCAGCGGGCAGCACCGCCTACAATTTCTCGGCGGGCGGCCCGATTCTGCCGTTGAAGGCCAAGCTGCTTGCGCTCACCCCCATCAGCCCGTTTAGGCCGAGGCGCTGGCGCGGTGCGCTTCTCTCGAACAAGGCGCATGTGAAGATCACGGTGCAGGAAGCCGGGAAACGCCCCGTGAGCGCTGTGGCCGACCATGCCGAGTTCCGTAACGTGCTCTCCGTTTCGATTCGCGAGGAGCGCGCCATCGGGCTGAAGCTCCTTTTCGATCCGGGCCACGCGCTTGAAGAGCGCATTCTCGCCGAACAGTTCCGGTTCTGA